The genomic region aaaattaaaaagtgaaCTCTTAATAATCTGAGGCAGCTTGACAGTTTTTCTACTTCTTGAAAATGACTGACGGAGACTTTAAAACAAGTACAGACCacaacaaaacatgatttttaaatatgttcTGAAATGGTAAAGGGATTACTTACAATGGCATTCTGTCTTTGTAAACCGTGTAGTAAAATAGACCTGTACTGTAGTTTGTGTTGCAATAGGATTAAGATGATGCCAAATGCCCATCTTTAAGCCCTACAGTTGAAAGATTGTATTAATGGAAACGGTGTCTTTCATAATAAGTTGGAATCTCTTCGCTGCAAGAGTGTTTTAACATTTAGAGCAAAAGTGGTTCTAAAAGAAATGTGATGGTTCAGAATGCAtctctaaaaacacaaaacacatctcATCTCCAGGTGACGTTTaagataaatcttggatgtcaTGAGAGTATAAAAAGATAGGCTATGAGGATAAAACATCTgctacaatttttattttcttctcaactttactttttttattttgaaaaactggatAGCTTTACCTCTTCATGCCCTTCAAATCTATTCAAATAGGACTTAAATCATGGCTCTGTGGGAAGGGGGAAATAAATCATCACTCCTCTGTATGAAACCTTTTTTCTGTGAAAGGTCCCTGTAAAGTGACCAAGAAAAAAAGTACACTAAAGGTCAGAGTCTGTATTTTGGCATCTAATGGCAGAAAAGTGTTTGTCTCCATTTTTTGACAAGCCACATGACCTGAACTCAAAAATTAAATAAGTGAACCAAAAtgacatttacatactgtaaatggagTAATGCAGTAAAACAATGCAATAATTAAAACCGTGGACTGAATGCAACAAATTCAACAAATCTGTGGCCCTATACTTCAACATACATTTCTGGAATATTGTTTACAGGCTGATAGATGTGTTCACAGTgatcactttaaaaaatacactCCCACAAATCTCAGCAATGCATTTTGAGTTATTAGCACAACAAAATGTGCGTAAAGCCAAGCTTGCCAACTGCGTTTCCACAGCTCTGCATTAGACCTATCACTGTTGTTCTGAAACGCGATACAAATGTAATACTGGCTCTGCTGGTCTGACTTTTAAGTGTTGATTTAAgcacatgcttttttttattgtgactcTCTAAAGTTCGTGGGAGATAAAAGAGGGTCCTAAGGGCGTCTCTGTGGGCTCCATGCTGACGTGGGAGAGTGAGTGGCTTTGGGACCGAGACAGTGTGTGATAATGAGAGGGAGGAGCTTTCCCCTGGTCCTGGCCCTCTCCCTGCTCTGAGCTCTGGCTTGGCAGGGTCAAGTCTCGTGGTTCTGCTCCGGCCACAGTCCCAGCACCTGCAGCACCGCGCTCCTGCTTGTGTCTTTCCCAGGCTGAGCTCAGCTTCACAGCCAGAGCCAACAGGTTCTTCCCCAGGAACACAGTGGACACACGGGGGTCCCTGTACCACAGCATGCCTGTGCCCCTCAGGGCCAGGGTGAAGATATTGATAGTGACCAAGCTAAGCCAAGGGTACAGAGCCTCCTTACGGGGACCCCTCTGTCCTGGCAGGCCAGTGGCACCCAGCTCTGTGAGAGCCACACAGGGCAAGAGCAGCAGGAGGGCGtagcaataaaaaaagacaaggcCTTCCACCCAAATGGGCAGCCTCTGCTCAACGACCCCTCCACTCCCCGCTGCAGCCCCGCCTTGGGCTTCCCATAGTCCCGCCTGCAGGTCCAGCACATCCAGCAGGTCCACCACAACCCACAAGAGCTGGCCACGCACCTCCTGCTTTCTGCGCTGCGGGGTCATATGGTCAGCTCCCGTCAGGATAAGAAATAGGGAGGGCAGGCAGATGGACAGCAGTAGCGTCAGGGTCTTCCTGGCGAGCGGATCTGGCGGGCGGCGCTCCTGCCTGTAGTTATGGCAGACAAAGAAGAGCTTGAGCTGGAGCAGTGACAGGAACAGGAACCAGAGGGCGTTGGCAAAACCACGACGCGGCGATCGCGCCTCTGACACCACACCGGCGGACACAAAGCGCAGCGCCAGCAGGAAGCCCACATCACCGAGCAACACTGCAGCACACTGCCACATGCTAGGTCCTGGAAGACCACGAGCACCCAGCATGCTCTGCTCCAGCAGGTAGAGGTCCACCACTGCCATCGTGCTCACTGTGACCAGGGTTGATACGCACACCTGGGGCGTGGGCACCATGCCTGAAAGAGATGTACACACATGCAAGCTGTTAGTCGGTTCAACAGAATTCAAACTCTGCTCACATCGCTCCACACAGGGCCATCTGTCCTTGACAGATTTGCAGGATAAGAACATGCTCGTTGTTCCCAACACTTAttcaaaactaaatgtaaaataGTTTGATGTTTGTTGCTATGGTTAAAGACATTGGCTGCTTAGTAAGCAGTGAACCCCCTTCATCTTTGGCCAGAGCTACAGCTACCCTGGCTGCTCAAGCTGAGAAGCCTGTTAAATTGTGGGGTTTATTTTTCTGAAGCTCTTTgaatttaaatctttattttccATTAATGTCCTTGCTTCTTTTTGATTCTCAGACTTTCCCTgagttttttgctgttgtttctgttctttttgtcttattcattattaattaattgtGTTCAGGCGCAGCTAGGTATCCTGTCAAAGCCTTTTCTTTGCCTCTATAGTGTGCCATGTTTATTCTCATACTGTGCTGCAGTCTTTAATCTTTCAAATTCCCCTCTCATTTCAGATGAATATTGATAACTTGCTATTTGTTTGGATAATGTGTACACACTATGTAGCTCTGTATGAGTGCATGTAAGCAATGCTAATTTGGCTGAACGTGagggttcttttttttgttgcagctcATGTTTCACCCACGGACAGTGTAAACCTCAGTACTGACATATTGTGAGAAATGATCATTGACTTTACAGTGTAATCAAACCGCGGTCTCTTTATCGTATTTAGCTGAAAAGCTCAGACCAGTGGACTGTCTGTTATCTGCAACGCGGGGGTGTCAACCCCTCAACTGGATCGAtgacattataatataaaatcacTACCAGCTCAGATGTGTTGTAATGGCAGCAGTTCAGCGTGATCGAGCGAGAGATTGTCGGCATGATTGCAGCCTCCAAAAAAATCTGCCAGTGAAAAGTATATATTGATATCTTGAATATAAGGCACATCACTTCCTTCACTGTAACAGGAGCTCTGCCGTCTCCTCAGTGCTGTCTGTATGAATTGTTGAAAAGGGCTGAGGAACTCCACTGGgtaaaatagtgtgtgtgtgtgtgtgtgtgtgtgtgtgtgtgtgtgtgtgtgtgtgtgtgggtgtgtgggtgtttgtttgttggtaagatatatatatatataatatatatctatatatatatatatatatattatatatacatataccacacatacacatactacatacaaattatatatattatgtattatgttgtgtgtattaatagatatgtatatatataggtatgtatatgtgtatagtatatgtgttaatatatatatatgtatatgtgtatattgtatatatatattgtatatatgtatatataggtatgtatatgtgtatatatgtatatatatatatgtgtaatatatgtataggtattgtatttatgtatatattgtgtataatatatgtaattatgtatgtatatggtaatatgtatatgtatatatatatatgtatatgtgtatatatgtatatatatatgtgtatatgtagatatgtatatatatatatatatatatatatatgtgtaatatatatatgttgatgtatgtgtgtatatatatatatgtatgtgtatatatatgtatatatatatgtatgttgtatacatatagtgttatatatatgtgtgtatgtatgtataatataatgtgtatgtgtatattatattataatgtgaatatgtatatatatgtgtatgtatatctaTTATTGTgtggtatatatgtatatgtgtgtgtgtatatatgtatatgtgttgtatatatgtatgtatatatgtgtgataatgtgtgtgtgtgtatatatattatatatgtgtatatatgtgtgtgtatattatgatatatgtgtgtggtaatatatatagtttatatagtgtgttgtgtgtggtgtgtgggtgtgtgtgttatatattatatgtatatgtgtgtatagttGTATTATATTGTGgtgttatgtatatatatatatatgtgtgtgtatatatatacacataacatatatgtttgtatatataatatatatttaataatatatacatatgtgtgtatgtatatatgtatatgtacgtATGTGTGGAAAAGGAGCATATATGACTGCAAGTGAAAAATTAATAGGCCTCTTGGCTGTCCACATGTCTAATAAAGTGTTACTGCGTGATGGTAATAGTTCATAAATAAGCgcaggaggagagagggtgaaagtgatgaagaagaaaagactCCAATGTAGATATAAAGTGACTTCCATCCACTTATATGAAGACATGCTGTTCAAGCGCCAGCCCGGCCTGGATGAATCCAAATGTATTCATCACCAGGGCTATTGAAATATCCCAGACATTAGAGTTTGTCTGAAACGGATGAATCAAAGAGATGAGGAGAGGAACGATCTCAACTGATTATTCTGCTCGGAGGCATGGTGGGAGGACAGGCGTGGATCATGCCAGCATTCGTAATATCTGATTGTCTACGGAGCCTTTTGTCTCATCGCTTACTGCAACTTGTTCCCCCGGAAATTGAATGAATTTCACCAAGCTGTAGATTGAGAGGATATTggaatttaaatttgttttttctttctctgagaATAAACCCTATCtgcagggagagagggagaggatggATAAGTTTTACAGCCACTGTTGCAGCTGGCTTTTTCTCGAGGTCGTGCCTCTAAAGATATTCCACCTGCGCCTTACATTTCACCCTAGAAATCTCCCCCTCAGCTTGTGTTTGAGTTGACTCCCTGTCAAAGCGGTGTAATTTATTCTGTTCTGAGTGAGGGACTGGGATGACAGCCCGTGTGTCCACTCTGTTCATCAATAATGACCAAATTCATCAATCCCCTGTCTGGAAAGTGACACTGTTGTTGACAAGGTGAGGCCAACTATTTTGGTGTAAGCATGAGTAATGGCATGTAATAGTGTGCAGGTGAAAGATTTGTTCCtttttatgtgttgtgttttgcactGTAAATCCCCCACCCACCTTTTCGTCCCACTTGTTGTCTTTAATCTTGTGTGACACCATGTGCACACTGTTCTCCCTCCATCTGCAACAGTGTCTTGTAATCttccaaacaaacaaaaaactcaaattATTTGCAACACACACTTGTGATGACAGAGATAAAGCAATGGGTGGGGTTgccacttccatttgttttctatTAATATTGGTCCATttcctggtggacagacatgtAGAGCAAAGATTAATTTGTCTCCACTCAGTTCATCTCTATGAACAGCCCCACAGAGCTCCAAATCACGTCAAAGACCAGATACTCCACAAGTTATCACATGTGCCACTGGGCCACCAAGGGCGTCAGGACAACACCTAAGCCATTACCGGTATGTGCAGACTAATGAATTAATAGAGAGCCAGGCAGTGTGCAATCCCTGATAATGCACTGCTGAATAAATCCCCTCTCCAGATTGAAAGCCACATGACTGAAACATCTGTTGAATTGTAAGGTAACAGCCCAAGTGTTGTCTGAGGGgatttgtgttgctttttggaCCGAGTTAccacgtttttattttattcttgaaAATAGGGTTATCATTACTGGCCCAGCATGCAGTGCGACTTCTTGCATCCTCTGACAATTGAAATAATCTCCGCTTCTCTGCAACACCTGTTTCATAACTGCCCTGTTAACAGCAGGTACTGTGAGATTACCAGTGCATGGCTGCTAGTAAAGTGAAGCTTTAGTTACCCAAACCATTCGTCTTGCACTTAGGCTCGATCCTCTTGGCTTGATTTACAGCGAGTAATGTGCTTTTTCTTCCAAGTAGAAGCGCAGTCGATGACCaataaagtctcttttattgtCGTTGATGAGCCAGGCTCGGTGATAAAGTCTTGTTCTTACAGTCCGGGTGTCTGTATAGAGCCAAGCTCCACAGGAAGGCTCATCTCGAGGCTGTTAAGAGTGGAAAGTCCTCGCCACTGCCACACCGAGCAGACCCGAGTTTGTAGTATCAAATTCTGTGCAGATATGCCATGGCCGATGTTTCTGTGGTTATTGCAGAGGCTCGATCTGAATCTGGACCTGTCACCTCCCGCAGTGTCGCGGTCTGCCGTTGGTTTATCTTTTCACGCAGCAGCGGGAGCAGAGAGCCGTGCGGGGCTCGCTGCTGCGGCTCTGGCGGGCTCCGGCTGTGCGGAGTGTGTCACAAGTGGAGCATCAGCGTAACGTAGAAGTGGAGACCGCAGACCGAGGAGAAGATGGCTCATGCGAGAGCAGGCAGAACGGTGCAACAGCGAGAGCAGAAACTCACTCACGCTGTCCGACTTTGGTTGTGGTGTTCATTTGTAAGCAGGTTACGTGCTCCACTCCAGCCCTCCCACCCTCCTcagtttctcctcctcctcttctccaccAGCAGCTGTGGAAGTTAAGCTGGAAGATGCTATGAATCTTTGAGAGCACCCAGTTACAGTATACTCATTGGTTATGGTAATTATGATGATGCCACTTGCAGAAGATTAGTTGCATTGTGTGGGAGCAGGCGGATACCTTGTTTACCCTTCCTCATTTGAAATAAGAGCGGAGGAAGTGGAGCGAAAGACGCTTGCCTGTAGACACACTTAGGGCTCAGAAGGCAGATGTTACAACTTTAATTAGACCTCCTTCTGTCTACTTACTGTCTTAGTCACACAAGGAAATCATCCCTCTGTTGTGGATGAACTCATTACAGCCGGCTTACTGCACGCTTAAACAGAAGGATTGGGAATTTCTGCGACAGATCTAGTTGAAAATTAATCTTTTGGAAACTGTTTTCAAAAAGAGCTGGCTGCTTTTCTGGTTTAAGAATTTAATTTTGGTTCCCTTGTCAGCCACAGCTGGGATTTTAAGGAATTTCATAGCGTCACTTCTTCCTAAGGCTCCTTCAAGTGTATCTGAAGGCATTCCAATCTGCACCTTTAGCAAAGGCTCAGGTCCTCAGCTCCCTTGTTCCTGTGGCTCTCTGTGCTGGGTTCATGTTAGAGTGAGAGGTTTAATCAGACTTGTGGGGAAAAGGAAGGAGAGTCATCTTTCTTGTCAGATTCAGCTCTGCGCTCCGCTGGCTTCCAAGAGAAGAGAGATTTTCCATTTTCCTCACTTCAGcgtgggtttttgttttgttctttatcCGGCTTCTTTTTGCTGCTTGTATGTTTATCCCATTTTCTTCTCCATTCTGCTACTGTCCCCtctcttttgtttgtgttcccTGTGGGTGTGGTTGAAGGTCATTCTGCCCACTGGCTCACtttcagagaggaaaaaagacagacagagagcgagGGGCAGCCAGGCGGGCAGGCTGTCCACAGTACTGTGCAGTCATCACTTTTTGCTTCAAACATGATTGGGGAAGTTTGGAAGGACACACGGGGTTGCAGACTGTCCCAAGAATGCTAAAGGCGTCAACACTGAGTCATGCTCCACATCAGACCCGGGGCTGACCACCAGCAGTCTGAGATTTTGGTTTGTGCAGTTTATCCGATTTTGCGCTCTGCCCTCTGTAGCCATAagtctttatacaacttttttcacATATGCGGTAATCCTTCCCGGTACTTGCAAACAGACTTTGAAGTGTAACATTGATGGAGTTCCCTTTTGAATGACGTCTTTTAGTGTGCAAAATTCACTATTATCTGCTATCAGTTGTTGTTTCAGTCTGACTTTATTCCAATCCCTgactctctttctttgtgtgtctctcctCCACTTGTCAGTGTGTCTTGTGATTTTTCAGACATCTCCAGTGTGGAGCCTCAGCTGCCTGCAGTTCAGGCTCCTGTGTTTCTGCTGCAGCCTACACACGTGATTAATCATGTGAAGTGGCAAAAAGCACAACACTGTCAAGACTGTGAGGGGAACCTAATGGAGTTGAAAATGGGATGTTTTGTCATGATGCAATCCATTTTGTTTCACCCTTCGCTTGCTTGCTTTCACCATGCCCTCAAACGGCAAATTCTTCTTCTTGTGCCAGGCAGAAAAAGTGAAGGCCGCCTCTATTTTAAGCAGAGATCCAGACAGCGAAAACAATGCTAAGAAGTTTTGACTTGTTTTGGTTGTTATTACGATGAGGCCCAGAATTAGGTGCGCTCCGTCAGTTCTGCACTCATGATTGTGCAAGGAGTGCTCTTCAGCCCTTTAGATATTGGCCTCTGCACAGTTCACTGGAGACGGGGGGTGAAAATCTTATCACTTTCCACTTTTAAGACTAATCCACTGATTCCAGGGTGGAAAATCCAGTAAaatgcatgtccactgtgaacTCAATTTATTTTGTGCTGTTAtgctgtgtgcatctgtgtctgTTGGACCTAAACTGAcctgcttttcagcctctcagTTACCCCGTCTGCAGCTGAGGGGTATAACATGAAACCTAATCAGCTGTATGACGCTACTATGGTGCTGAATGTGATAAAATGCCAACAGCGAAGCAGATTAAATGAACAAGGTAATGAAGGTAATGAATGAGAGTGTTTCACACTGAGGAGTTTAATTAACCTCGCCTCCCACCAGCCTTTCTCAACTGTAACACCTTTGTCACCGTATCGCAGCCCTCCACTGTGTCGATCGCCCGGGGCAATTTATTAGGTGGCCTTATGTGCCAGGGGCAATTAATCCTGCCTCCTGCCCCAAGGTCTTATCCTGCATCTGTGTGCTTTATCTCCATGTTTGCCACGCTTCCATAAGCAAAATACTTTCTCTTGACCTACTCACCTTCTCTTTCTGATCTCCCCCCGTCTCTTTGTTTCacccctctttctccttctccactccctttcttttcctctcccttatttcttttttcttccctgtTCTATCAGATGCAGAGACACCTGCAACCACAGTGAATGAACACTTTCTCACCGTCAGCAATCCCTGGCAGCTTAATATGCACACATATCCACTCTTAAACTGATAGTCTTGTCATATTGAAATCAGCCTGCAGTATTcatacataaacatactgtacacacacacacacgcacacttacCCATATTCATGAGGACCTCCTGCGGCCTTTCGCTTTACTTGTCTCTTCCCCCATTGTTACCTTGGTTAAACACACCCCTTCTCGTTGTTCAAATATTGACCACGACGATCACTGGCCACATTCTGACAGCTTTAATACACCTcaactgtctctctcttttcccatTCCTGTATCTCCATCCACCCCTccattctctcacacacacacacacacacacacacacacacacacacacacacaccccatccTACCACACCAGTGCTACATCTTGTTAAAAAGAGTTAGTGAAGCTGAAAGGCCAATCACATTAACACGGAAGGAGTGTCAAAAAAGACTGCAGAGAATATGTTGGATGGGTCAAATCAAATGGACACTTCCCAGATTTTAATTGCAAATGCCTAATTGCTCCCATAATTACGAGTAATAAGACTCTGCCGGGCTGATCTTGAATGGGTCATAGCAATTACTCACCACTGTCGCTGCTGGATTTGACGCAAGAAATATCTTCTTAGATTAGCGTTTAATCATGGTGCACAGGATCTCAAAAGTCTTTGAAGATGTGCGGCTGAATGTCCTCGCCCACGCCGGCGTGGAAGGCCCTGCCTGGGGTGATGGGCTGCAGCCATTTTATACTGGAGGGCGCCCGGCTCTAATCAGTCATGGTGAAAGAGAGAGGATTTATCCAGCAGCTCGGACTCTAGAATGATTAGATGCTCAGATCCAGTGAGGGGGGTTAGCGATTTGGCCGGGGCAGGAATGTTCCAGTTCTCTCTATCTGATAAATGTCATGCAAAGTTGAAGGAGCCAACCTCGAACCTTGCTTTCATGGCACCCAAGCCCTCTGCCACATTTAAAGATTGTGGTTGCAATTACCACCGTGGTTGGTTGGTAGCCGAGGCCAGTATAAAACTTCCTCACGCTGCAATCTCCACAGAGTCAGATTCCTGGACTCCTGTGGTACAGCTTGATTAAAATATGACGTGTCTCTGGTGCATACTTAGTTGTATGCAGAGCTCATGGGCAAACTCTCTGCCTCCCCCAAGTGGGTTGTGTCTTATTTGCCActtaagccttttttttttaatttgttctagCTCTTTTTAGCAGAACTATCTTGTCAGGGTGGCCGTTCGAATTATTTGCCTGTGTCTATCTTTAGAACAGTTGCTCCCCTGTCTGCATAATGTCTCGCCGTCCATGCTTAAACACATTTTAGAAGCATCAGGCATTATCTCCGGCTGGGCTGGAAGGCTCTTTCATGGCATTGTGTGGCATGAAAGGGCTATCCGAGACGGTGGGAGAGATTATTATCCGACATGGGCTGAACAGAAGGGAAGGAATGGGAGCTAAATGTGAGGCAGAGCCCGAGGGTTTGCTTTGACTCATACGCAACATCACAGCCTTTATACTAATCCATATTTAATTAGACTTTCCTTCAGTGCTCCCCCGCTCGTTTGTTTACCCTTGCTATGTTGTTTTATGGGAGGCGGAGGGGGGGAAGGGCATGGGTAGAAGGTTGACATGGGATTACTATTAATAAGCATGGATGGGGAGGGAAGGTAGAGCCTAGTGAAGGCTCCGGGGACGTCgctgcatttcatttcattagtAGCACATTGTTATTCAAATAGCACCAATCAGCTCTGAAACCATAACATGTCTGGTCTTGTGTGATGTGTTGAAATTTCaatcagtttttttgtgattgtgttaGCGGATCTGTGTTAGCATAAAAACTCCAGTGAGTAATGAGGAGCGTTTTTGACCCAAAGTGATGGGGTCATGCAGATCAACAGCTGATTAGCATTCATCAGGTGCTTTTAAAGCCTTTAGCAGAGATGATGTTCAGAGAGCTTTCTGCTCCGTTAAATTTAAATGAATGGCTTCTTCGTGTTGTCATTGGAGAATGTCAAAGGATGACTGACTTTTCATCAGATCCTTTATTAGAAACTGAGGGCTCTGCTCTGTCGTGGAGCAATAGAAGCTTGCGAGTCCATTAaactgaataaaatgtataaaatgaacATTTCAATCAGTGTGTTGCCTTTGGGAAGGATGGCTGAAGAAGGTCAGTATAAATTCCGGCAGTAATAATTAGATTCTTTATTAGTCTTTGCCTCTAAATTCAGCTCCAAAGAAGAATGGTGCAAAGGAGCAGCATTGGCCGAGTGTTGACTTAATGTCACCCATCCATTTTGCTTTCACTCTGGTTGGCCTTGCAGGAGCTGGAAAATGGGAGGCTCATTCATCACCAACATGCATTCAGTCATAGCTCGTGcaacacacgcactcacacacacaagcatgcagaTGCATCGCAGTGTAAATATAACAATTACTGGTGTATAGTGTGAAAATGTCTCCttttaaaatattacaaataaacacacacctgTCGGATATATTTATTTACCGCCACACGCCCGCTCCCTGAACTACTCATGTCTGAAAATATAGTCAGACCTGGAGGTTTTGTGATTGATTGTTGACTGACAGCAGCGCAGGCATTTGTATTCTGGCAGCACAGTGTGACACGAGTGACGTTCAGCTCAATGTTTGTGACTCTTCTCATACATTTTAAAGCAATTCTCCATTGTTTTCTCAtgtttatttccctttttttctcaaacagaGAGGAATCCCGATTGGGCAGTTCTGCAAGGACTTCAATGAGAAAACCAAGGAGCTAAAGGAGGGCATCCCTCTCCCAGTCAAGATCCATGTGAAGGTGCATTTGTGAGGCTTGTTGTCAGTCTTTCTAACCCATCCCTGACCCTTTACACTTAGCACCCTTCTCTCCCACGACTGTGGTTAATTCCACTACCTGCATAACATTACCAGAGCACTTTCATTATTCATACTCTTCTACCGAAGTAAGCCTTTCCATTTGCAGTCATTAATGAAGCAATGCCCAAAGGGACTTGGAGTCAAGAAGCATTAAGTGCATGCAAGAAACGTGATTTACTCAGAAAAGAGGTGTTATGAGCTTGTAGATTTTATTTAACACAACCACACATTGTGTGACTTGTCACGCCCC from Etheostoma spectabile isolate EspeVRDwgs_2016 chromosome 10, UIUC_Espe_1.0, whole genome shotgun sequence harbors:
- the tmem265 gene encoding transmembrane protein 121; this translates as MVPTPQVCVSTLVTVSTMAVVDLYLLEQSMLGARGLPGPSMWQCAAVLLGDVGFLLALRFVSAGVVSEARSPRRGFANALWFLFLSLLQLKLFFVCHNYRQERRPPDPLARKTLTLLLSICLPSLFLILTGADHMTPQRRKQEVRGQLLWVVVDLLDVLDLQAGLWEAQGGAAAGSGGVVEQRLPIWVEGLVFFYCYALLLLLPCVALTELGATGLPGQRGPRKEALYPWLSLVTINIFTLALRGTGMLWYRDPRVSTVFLGKNLLALAVKLSSAWERHKQERGAAGAGTVAGAEPRDLTLPSQSSEQGEGQDQGKAPPSHYHTLSRSQSHSLSHVSMEPTETPLGPSFISHEL